The sequence CGCACTTCGGTCGGGCCGCTTTCGTCCAGCGGCGGCCGGTCGATGTCGCTGCCCAGCTCGCCGGCAGCGTTCGCCAGCAGCTGGATCGGCCGCGCCGTCATCTTGGCGACCACAAACGCCAGTACTCCGATCAGCAGCATGAACAAGGCAAAATACAAGGCCGGGAAAGGCATGCCAGGCGGGCCGCCGCCCGGAGCCCCGGGCTGGCGCGTGACGCGCAGCTTGACCTTCAGGACGGCGCCGTCCTTGAGGCTGACATACACGGCCTGGCACTCATCGAAATGACGCGGATCCGGGCCCCTGCGCTCACGCAGCTTGCAATCCCTCTGCTTGACCACAGTCACATGGCGTTCGCCGCCCAGCTTGGATTTGATCGCCGCCGTCAGCGACGGATTATCATCGATTTTTGGCTCGGCTTCGTTGACCAGGGTTGACTCGAGGCCGAATTTTTCGCTGGTCTGCAGCACGATGTTGCGGGTATCAGGACCGACATTGTCGATTGAAATGACGATCTGCTCGATGCGGTCGGCGATCCGCGAGTCGTACCATTCCTTGAAATTCTTGCGCCGCTCGCTGTCGGCCAGCCAGCCGGTACTGCCGACCGCAACCAGGATCCCGGCCAGCAGGATCAGGAATACCCGGTTCGCTACCGAGCCAAAGAAATTTCTCACTGACGGCATTCCCTTTTCTACTGCGCGGCAGCCGCAACGGACGCTGGCATCCGCATCACGACTCGACTGTCACTGCGGTAGCCAGGACATAGCCTTCGTTGCGCACAGTCTTGATGATGACCGGCGTGCGGGCATCGTCGCCCAGTTTCTGGCGCAGGCGGCTGATCTGGATGTCGACCGAACGGTCGAAAGGATCGGATTCCCGGCCCTGGGTCAGCTCCAGCAACTGGTCGCGGTTGAGCACCCGGTTCGGATGATCGAGGAACACCTTGAGAATGCGATATTCGGCGCCCGACAAGGCTACCACCAGGCCGTCGTGGTTGACCAGGTGGCGCGCGATCAGGTCCAGCGTCCAGTGGCCGAACTGGATCTGCTGGGCTTCCGGCGACGCCATGTTCGGCGGCAGGGCTTGCGTGCGCCGCAACACGCTGCGGATGCGGGCAAACAGCTCGCGTGGCTCGAACGGCTTCGACAAGTAGTCGTCGGCGCCCATTTCCAGGCCCAGGATGCGGTCCAGCGGCTCGCCGCGCGCGGTCAGCATGATCACCGGGATATTCGAGTCGGCGCGCAGGTTGCGGCATAGCGTCAGGCCGTCTTCGCCCGGCAGGGTGAGATCCAGCACCACCAGGTCGACCCGGGTTTCCGACAGCACTTTGCGCATGTCGCTGCCGTTGGTCGCCATCAGGGTGCGGAAGCCGTTGGCGTCCAGGTATTCGGCCAGCAAAGTCCGGATTTCGTGGTCGTCGTCGACCACCAATATATGAGCAGCAGTTTCCATATGCTTAATTATCCTAGTAGCTGCAGTGAGACCGGAAATACGGCCAATCCAAAAATAAGGCTATCCATGCCGGTCATCGGCATCGGCAACGATGCCGGCAAGACAAACTATAACCGATAGATAACGACGGCAAATTACCAGCAAGTATTTGCCGTTTTCAGGATTATGGCAAGGCGGAGCCGCAAAGACGATAGTAATTTGTATATTGGCATATCCGCCACCCGTCCCGACACTTTAGGATACAAAGCAAACTTGACGCCATACACGCGGATACAAAGCCTGGCCTCTATGAAAAACCGGCGACACACCGGCGCGTTTCAATACGCACTGTGCAGATTGCACTCACACTCATAGAAGGACTCCACCATGTTCAAGCTTCGCAAACAATTACTGATCGGCGTGACTGCATTGAGCATTGCCGCCATGGGCCTGACTGCCTACGCCCAGACCGACGGCGCCAAGAAGGGCCCGCCGACACCGGAACAACAAGCCAAATTCGCCGACCGCATGGCAAAAATGCAGGCCAAATGGCATGACGACCTGAAGATCACCCCTGCCCAAGAGCCTGCCTGGCAAACCTTTATCGGCAAAATCAAACCGGTCAAGCCAGCCGTACCGCCACAGCGTCCGAGCAAGGAAGATTGGGCCAAGCTGAGCGCGCCGGAACGCCTGGACCATCAAATGGAATTCCTGAAACGGGCTGAAACCCGTCTGGCCGAGCATACCGCGGCCGTCAAGGAATTCTACGCCGTGCTGACGCCGGTGCAGCAAAAGGTCTTCGACGAACACTTCAAGCGCCTGGAACAGCATCGTTTCGGCCATCGCGGCTTCCACCGCGGCGGTCCTGACGGCGCACAGGAAAGCCGTCCATAACTGAAAGCGGGAGCCAGGCCCAGCCAGGCCGGGCAAATGGCGAAGCCGTAGACGTTGCGCGCATCACAGCGCGCAGCCCTGCGGCTTCATCATTTGCCGCGCTTTTGCCACCTTCCTGCCGCCCGGCGCGGCGCCAATTGCCGTCCGCAACGCTTGCCGCTACACTGCCTGGCGGTGTTCATTAAATTGAAACAATTTCTAATAAATACACACGCCGGTAAAATTTACTCGCTAAACTCATGTAACTGCATTTCAGCAATCCTCTGAGTCCTGATTTCAGCGGATCCAAGCATTGCACCTGACCATACTCTGACTGACCTCCTGCCTGCGATGACTACTACTCCGACTCCAAAAATCGATCAACCTAGCCAGCCCCGGCCGGCCCTGCTTCCCAATCAACGCCAGGGCGGATTCCAGCGCGGCTGGCTGTGGCTGGCGGCAGTCGTGGTGCTGGCCCTGGCGGCCTATCTGATCTGGGGCCGCGGCCACCAGGCAGCCGACGGCGCGGCAGGCAAACCGGAACAGACAGGACAAGCCGCCAGCGGCAGTGGCAAAGGCGGCGGCAAGGGGGGAGGCAAGCGCGGTGCATTCGCCGGCGCCGGCGGCCCATTGCCGGTCGGTGTCGCGGTCGCCAAAGCCGGCGATATCAATATCTATATTGCCGGCCTGGGTAGCGTCACTCCGGAAGCCACTGCGGTGGTCAAAAGCCGGGTCGACGGCCAGTTGATGAAACTGCATTTCCAAGAGGGTCAAGTGGTGAAAGCCGGCGCCCTGCTGGCGGAACTGGACCCGCGTCCTTACCAGGTCGCGGTGACGCAGGCCGAAGGCCAGCTGGCCAAAGACACGGCCTTGCTGCAAGCAGCGCAGATCGATTTGAAACGCTACCGCACCTTGCTGGCGCAAGATTCGATCGCCAGCCAGCAGGTCGATACCCAGGCGGCGCTGGTCAAACAATATGAAGGCACGGTCAAATCAGACCAGGGATCGCTCGACAGCGCCCGCCTGCAGCTTACCTACTCGCGCGTCACGGCGCCTATCGGCGGCCGTCTCGGCCTGCGCCAGGTCGATCTCGGCAACGTGGTGCACGCCAGCGACACCAACGGCATCGTCATCATCACGCAGCTGCAACCGATCACCACCGTATTCAGCATCCCGGAAGACAATATTCCGAGCGTCATGAAGCAGATCCAGGCCGGCAAGAAACTGCCGACCGACGTCTGGGACCGCGACCAGAAGAACAAACTCGACAGCGGCTACCTGCTGACCATCGACAACCAGGTCGACAGCACTACCGGCACGGTCAAGCTCAAGGCAGAATCGCCCAACGCCAACTACGCCCTGTTCCCTAGCCAGTTCGTCAACGCCCGCATGCTGCTCGACACGCGCAAGGACGCTATCGTGATTCCGAACGCCGCCATCCAGCGTGGCGCCAAGGGTACCTTCGTATATGTCGTCAAGCCGGACCATACCGTCACCATCCGTCAGGTGACGGCCGGTCCGACCGAAGGCGAATCCACCGCTATCGACAAAGGCATCGCCACTGGCGAAACCGTCGTCATCGACGGCATCGACAAACTGAAGGAAGGCGCAAAAGTAGAGCCGGTGTCGCGTGGCGGCCCTGCTGCTGCCGCAGCGGGCAGCGCCGATGCCACCGGCGCCGGCGCTCATAAGGGTGGCCACCGCCATCGCCAGGATGCCAGCAGCAGCGCTGCCGCCTCCAGCGACACTGCCGCCGCACCCGCACCCGCTGCCGCCAACAAGAGCAACAGCCAATAATCGGCCGTAAAGAACGGAACGCATGAATCCCTCACGCCAGTTTATTCTCCGGCCGGTCGCCACATCCTTGCTGATGCTGGCGATTTTCCTGGCCGGTGTCGTCGCCTACAGGCAGCTGCCGCTTTCGGCGCTGCCGGAAGTGGACTATCCAACCATCCAGGTGGTGACGCTGTATCCCGGCGCCAGCCCTGACGTCATGACCTCCTCGGTGACGGCGCCGCTGGAACGGCAGTTCGGCCAGATGCCAGGCCTTAACCAGATGTCGTCCACCAGTTCCGGCGGCGCTTCGGTCATCACGCTGCAGTTCAGTCTGGACCTGAGCCTGGATATCGCCGAGCAGGAAGTGCAAGCCGCGATCAACGCCGGCAGCAACCTGCTGCCGTCCGACCTGCCGACGCCGCCGATCTATAACAAGGTCAATCCGGCCGACACCCCTATCCTGTCGCTGGCGATCACCTCCAAGACGCTGCCGCTGCCAAAGGTGCAGGACCTGATCGACACCCGCCTGGCGCAAAAGATTTCGCAAGTGCCGGGCGTCGGCCTCGTCAGCCTGTCGGGCGGCCAGCGCCCTGCCGTACGGCTGCAGCTGAATCCACGCGCAGTGGCTGCGCTGGGCCTGAATCTTGACGATATCCGCACAGCCATCGGCAACGCCAACGTCAACCAGGCCAAGGGCAGTTTCGACGGTCCCTCGCGCGCCTCCACCATCGACGCCAATGACCAGTTGCGCTCTGCCGACGAATACCGCAACCTGATCATCGCCTACAAGAACGGCGCGCCGATCCGCGTCTCCGACATTGCCGACGTCGTCGACGATGCCGAAAACGTGCGGCTGGCGGCCTGGGCCAACCAGTCGCCGGCGATTATCCTGAACATCCAGCGCCAGCCGGGCGCCAACGTCATCGCCGTGGTCGACAGCATCAAGAAGATCCTGCCGCAGCTGCAGGATACCCTGCCCGGCGCCATCGAAGTCCAGATCCTGACCGACCGCACCACCACCATCCGCGCCTCGGTGTCGGACGTGCAGTTTGAACTGCTGCTGTCGATCGCGCTGGTGGTGATGGTGATTTTCCTGTTCCTGCGCAGCGTCCCTGCCACCATCATTCCCAGCGTGGCGGTGCCGCTATCGCTGATCGGCACTTTCGGCGTCATGTACCTGACCGGATTTTCCGTCAATAACCTGACCCTGATGGCGCTTACCATCGCCACCGGCTTCGTGGTCGACGATGCGATCGTGATGATCGAGAACATCTCACGCTATATCGAAGAAGGCATGAAGCCTTTGCAGGCAGCCCTCAAGGGCGCCGAGCAGATCGGCTTCACCATCATTTCCCTGACGTTTTCTCTGATTGCCGTGCTGATTCCGCTGCTGTTCATGGGCGACGTGGTGGGGCGGCTGTTCCGTGAATTCGCCATCACGCTGGCGGTGGCGATCCTGATCTCGGCCGTGATTTCGCTGACCTTGACGCCGATGATGTGCGCCAAGCTGCTGCACCACATCCCGGAAGAAAAGCAAAGCTGGTTCTACCGCAAGAGCGGAGCGTTTTTCGACAATATCATCGCCCGCTACGGCGTCGCCTTGCAATGGGTGCTGCGCCATCAGTTCTCCACCCTGATCGTCGCCATAGGCACGCTGGTGCTGACCGCAGTACTGTACATCTTCATCCCGAAAGGCTTTTTCCCGGTGCAGGACACCGGCGTCATCCAGGGCATTTCAGAAGCTAGCCAGTCAGTCTCCTTTGCCGCCATGGCGGAACGGCAGCAGGCGCTGGCGGCCGTAGTGCTGAAGGATCCCGCAGTGGAAAGCCTGTCTTCCTTCATCGGCATCGACGGCACCAACGCCACACTCAACAGCGGCCGCATGCTGATCAACCTGAAGCCGCGCGAACAGCGCAACATGAGTGCCAGCGACATCATCCGCCGCCTGCAGCCGGAACTGGATCGCCAGGTCGGCGGCATCACGCTGTACATGCAGCCAGTGCAGGACTTGACCATCGAAGACAGCGTCAGCCGCACCCAGTATCAGTTCAGCGTCGAGGATGCCAATCCTGCGGAGCTCAGCATCTGGGTGCCCAAGCTGATCGAGCGCCTGCGGCAGATTCCACAGCTGGCCGATATCGCCAGCAACCAGCAGGATCTCGGCCTGCAAGCCTATATTGCGATCGACCGCGACGCCGCCTCGCGCCTCGGCATCACTACCGCGGCGATCGACAATGCCTTGTATAACGCCTTCGGCCAGCGGCTGATCTCGACCATCTACACCCAGTCGAACCAGTACCGGGTAGTGATGGAGGTCAAGCCGGAATTCCAGAAGGGTCCGACAGCGCTGAACAGCATCTACCTGGTGGCCGGCAACGGCAACCAGGTGCCCTTGTCCAGCATCGCTACCATCGAAGAACGCACCTCGCCGCTGGTGATCAACCATATCGGCCAGTTCCCTGCCACCACGATCTCCTTCAACCTGGCAGCGGGCGCCTCGCTCGGCGACGCCGTCAAGGCGATCCATGCGGCGGAGCTGGAGATCGGCATGCCGGACAGTATCCAGACCCAGTTTCAGGGCGCTGCGCTGGCGTTCCAGGCTTCGCTCAGCAACACGCTGATACTGATCCTGGCGGCGATCGTCACTATGTATATCGTGCTTGGCGTGCTGTATGAAAGCTATATCCATCCGATCACCATCCTGTCGACGCTGCCGTCGGCCGGGGTTGGCGCCCTGCTGTCGCTGATGATCGCCGGCAGCGACCTTGGCATCATCGGCATCATCGGCATCGTCCTGCTGATCGGTATCGTCAAGAAAAACGCCATCATGATGATCGACTTCGCCCTGGACGCCGAGCGCAACGAGGGCAAGAGCCCGCGTGAAGCGATCTACCAGGCTTGCCTGCTGCGCTTCCGTCCTATCCTGATGACCACCATGGCGGCCTTGCTGGGCGCCCTGCCGCTGATGCTGGGCACCGGCGTCGGCTCGGAATTGCGCCAGCCGCTGGGGATCACCATGGTCGGCGGCCTGCTGGTATCGCAAGTGCTGACCCTGTTCACGACGCCAGTGATCTACCTGGCCTTCGACAACCTGGCGCGCCGCATGCGTGAACGCTTCGGCAGCAAGGATGCCGACAGCGACGACGACCAGCACGACAACCCGAACGATGGCGCTGTAGCGGAGCCGGTTAAGCCGTGATGACAGCATGAACATATCGCGTCCCTTTATTGAACGGCCGATCGCCACCACGCTGCTGACTATCGGCGTAGCGCTGGCCGGCATGGTG comes from Collimonas pratensis and encodes:
- a CDS encoding ATP-binding protein, translating into MPSVRNFFGSVANRVFLILLAGILVAVGSTGWLADSERRKNFKEWYDSRIADRIEQIVISIDNVGPDTRNIVLQTSEKFGLESTLVNEAEPKIDDNPSLTAAIKSKLGGERHVTVVKQRDCKLRERRGPDPRHFDECQAVYVSLKDGAVLKVKLRVTRQPGAPGGGPPGMPFPALYFALFMLLIGVLAFVVAKMTARPIQLLANAAGELGSDIDRPPLDESGPTEVRQAATAFNAMQARIKRQIQHRTHMLAAITHDLQTPLTRLRLRLEKVGDGELRQKLLEDLAVMQSMVREGLDLARSMDSAEAMQKLDIDSLLDSVCSDAVDARQDVTLEGRTRASIVAQPNALRRCLTNLVDNATKYGRYARLQLVREGSDIVIRIRDGGVGIPAELLETVFDPFFRLETSRSRDTGGTGLGLTIARNIAENHRATLQLRNHPAGGLEVTLRLPALN
- a CDS encoding response regulator — protein: METAAHILVVDDDHEIRTLLAEYLDANGFRTLMATNGSDMRKVLSETRVDLVVLDLTLPGEDGLTLCRNLRADSNIPVIMLTARGEPLDRILGLEMGADDYLSKPFEPRELFARIRSVLRRTQALPPNMASPEAQQIQFGHWTLDLIARHLVNHDGLVVALSGAEYRILKVFLDHPNRVLNRDQLLELTQGRESDPFDRSVDIQISRLRQKLGDDARTPVIIKTVRNEGYVLATAVTVES
- a CDS encoding Spy/CpxP family protein refolding chaperone, translated to MFKLRKQLLIGVTALSIAAMGLTAYAQTDGAKKGPPTPEQQAKFADRMAKMQAKWHDDLKITPAQEPAWQTFIGKIKPVKPAVPPQRPSKEDWAKLSAPERLDHQMEFLKRAETRLAEHTAAVKEFYAVLTPVQQKVFDEHFKRLEQHRFGHRGFHRGGPDGAQESRP
- a CDS encoding MdtA/MuxA family multidrug efflux RND transporter periplasmic adaptor subunit yields the protein MTTTPTPKIDQPSQPRPALLPNQRQGGFQRGWLWLAAVVVLALAAYLIWGRGHQAADGAAGKPEQTGQAASGSGKGGGKGGGKRGAFAGAGGPLPVGVAVAKAGDINIYIAGLGSVTPEATAVVKSRVDGQLMKLHFQEGQVVKAGALLAELDPRPYQVAVTQAEGQLAKDTALLQAAQIDLKRYRTLLAQDSIASQQVDTQAALVKQYEGTVKSDQGSLDSARLQLTYSRVTAPIGGRLGLRQVDLGNVVHASDTNGIVIITQLQPITTVFSIPEDNIPSVMKQIQAGKKLPTDVWDRDQKNKLDSGYLLTIDNQVDSTTGTVKLKAESPNANYALFPSQFVNARMLLDTRKDAIVIPNAAIQRGAKGTFVYVVKPDHTVTIRQVTAGPTEGESTAIDKGIATGETVVIDGIDKLKEGAKVEPVSRGGPAAAAAGSADATGAGAHKGGHRHRQDASSSAAASSDTAAAPAPAAANKSNSQ
- a CDS encoding MdtB/MuxB family multidrug efflux RND transporter permease subunit, which translates into the protein MNPSRQFILRPVATSLLMLAIFLAGVVAYRQLPLSALPEVDYPTIQVVTLYPGASPDVMTSSVTAPLERQFGQMPGLNQMSSTSSGGASVITLQFSLDLSLDIAEQEVQAAINAGSNLLPSDLPTPPIYNKVNPADTPILSLAITSKTLPLPKVQDLIDTRLAQKISQVPGVGLVSLSGGQRPAVRLQLNPRAVAALGLNLDDIRTAIGNANVNQAKGSFDGPSRASTIDANDQLRSADEYRNLIIAYKNGAPIRVSDIADVVDDAENVRLAAWANQSPAIILNIQRQPGANVIAVVDSIKKILPQLQDTLPGAIEVQILTDRTTTIRASVSDVQFELLLSIALVVMVIFLFLRSVPATIIPSVAVPLSLIGTFGVMYLTGFSVNNLTLMALTIATGFVVDDAIVMIENISRYIEEGMKPLQAALKGAEQIGFTIISLTFSLIAVLIPLLFMGDVVGRLFREFAITLAVAILISAVISLTLTPMMCAKLLHHIPEEKQSWFYRKSGAFFDNIIARYGVALQWVLRHQFSTLIVAIGTLVLTAVLYIFIPKGFFPVQDTGVIQGISEASQSVSFAAMAERQQALAAVVLKDPAVESLSSFIGIDGTNATLNSGRMLINLKPREQRNMSASDIIRRLQPELDRQVGGITLYMQPVQDLTIEDSVSRTQYQFSVEDANPAELSIWVPKLIERLRQIPQLADIASNQQDLGLQAYIAIDRDAASRLGITTAAIDNALYNAFGQRLISTIYTQSNQYRVVMEVKPEFQKGPTALNSIYLVAGNGNQVPLSSIATIEERTSPLVINHIGQFPATTISFNLAAGASLGDAVKAIHAAELEIGMPDSIQTQFQGAALAFQASLSNTLILILAAIVTMYIVLGVLYESYIHPITILSTLPSAGVGALLSLMIAGSDLGIIGIIGIVLLIGIVKKNAIMMIDFALDAERNEGKSPREAIYQACLLRFRPILMTTMAALLGALPLMLGTGVGSELRQPLGITMVGGLLVSQVLTLFTTPVIYLAFDNLARRMRERFGSKDADSDDDQHDNPNDGAVAEPVKP